In Sphingopyxis sp. FD7, a single window of DNA contains:
- the pal gene encoding peptidoglycan-associated lipoprotein Pal, which translates to MTIRKSTAMIAAITMLAVGACAKKAPDTLPPAPEGTGTDTGVDTGTGVVPGSQEDFVANVTSDRIFFDFDQYNVDAQDQATLQSQAQWLQRNPAVRVTLEGHADERGTRDYNIALGERRANAAKNYLASLGIDPSRISVISYGKERPAAIGSTEEAWAQNRRAVTVVIGQ; encoded by the coding sequence ATGACGATACGCAAAAGCACCGCGATGATCGCGGCGATCACCATGCTTGCTGTTGGCGCCTGCGCAAAAAAGGCCCCGGACACGCTGCCCCCCGCGCCCGAAGGCACCGGGACCGATACGGGCGTCGACACGGGCACCGGCGTCGTTCCGGGATCGCAGGAAGACTTCGTCGCCAATGTCACCTCCGACCGCATCTTTTTCGATTTCGACCAATATAATGTCGATGCGCAGGATCAGGCGACGCTGCAAAGCCAGGCGCAGTGGCTGCAGCGCAATCCTGCCGTCCGCGTCACGCTGGAGGGCCACGCCGACGAACGCGGCACGCGCGATTATAATATCGCACTCGGCGAGCGCCGCGCCAATGCCGCGAAAAACTATCTCGCCTCGCTCGGCATCGATCCGTCGCGCATCAGCGTCATCAGCTACGGCAAGGAACGCCCGGCGGCGATCGGCTCGACCGAAGAAGCCTGGGCGCAGAATCGCCGTGCGGTGACCGTCGTCATCGGGCAATAA